In Reichenbachiella agarivorans, one genomic interval encodes:
- a CDS encoding heme-binding domain-containing protein, with product MINKKNISIAVLAFLVVIQLFGIDREVPTTTLEQDFISVMQPPENIAKIIKTACYDCHSYQTEYPWYTHVAPLSWWIGTHIEDGRKHLNFSIWSTYDEKKALHKLEELYEEVEEGEMPLTSYTLAHSDADLSPSDVEQLVSWVKSIPGVLEQE from the coding sequence ATGATCAACAAGAAGAACATTAGCATTGCGGTATTGGCCTTTCTAGTAGTCATACAATTATTTGGGATAGATCGAGAAGTACCAACCACCACTCTGGAACAGGATTTCATCTCAGTGATGCAACCTCCAGAAAATATCGCTAAAATCATCAAAACCGCATGCTACGACTGTCACTCCTATCAAACAGAATACCCGTGGTACACCCATGTCGCTCCTCTGTCTTGGTGGATAGGTACACATATCGAGGACGGTCGAAAGCACCTGAATTTTTCTATCTGGTCTACCTATGACGAAAAGAAGGCCTTACACAAACTGGAAGAACTGTACGAAGAAGTAGAAGAAGGTGAAATGCCCTTGACCTCTTATACTTTGGCACACTCCGATGCGGATTTATCTCCATCAGATGTCGAGCAATTGGTCTCTTGGGTCAAAAGTATCCCTGGAGTATTGGAGCAAGAATAA
- a CDS encoding DUF4197 domain-containing protein, producing MRKVLALLLTIVSISSFSCEEAEKFFDLPLTDAEIAEGLKAALTQGVDSSTTSASAVDGYLKNELIKVFLPSEVTALQTEIETGSVVGIKYSTILDAYVATNANINSDPFEELVVAMNRGAEAAAKKASPIFLNAITSMSITDALGILQGGETSATEYFISKTRGNLIAAFQPEITTALGQTKALELYDALYGFLSYQYEYKSLGITLKTPKIGSLINQEIPESIDGYATERAVEGLFYLIGEEEKKIRASPLDYVSDIIRKVFNSDEAKGL from the coding sequence ATGAGAAAAGTACTTGCCTTGCTATTGACAATTGTCAGTATATCGAGTTTCAGCTGCGAAGAAGCAGAGAAGTTTTTTGACCTCCCTTTGACCGATGCGGAGATTGCAGAAGGATTGAAAGCTGCGCTGACCCAAGGGGTGGATTCTTCTACTACATCGGCTTCCGCTGTAGACGGTTACCTCAAAAATGAATTGATCAAGGTCTTTTTACCTAGTGAAGTGACTGCTTTGCAAACCGAAATTGAAACTGGCTCGGTGGTTGGTATCAAATACAGTACGATCCTTGACGCATATGTTGCAACAAATGCTAACATCAATTCAGACCCATTCGAAGAACTGGTAGTGGCGATGAACCGTGGTGCAGAAGCTGCCGCTAAAAAAGCCTCACCGATTTTCTTGAATGCAATTACCTCCATGAGTATTACCGATGCTTTGGGTATTTTGCAAGGTGGAGAAACGTCTGCTACCGAATATTTCATCTCGAAAACCCGTGGCAACCTGATCGCTGCCTTTCAACCAGAAATCACAACAGCTCTGGGACAAACCAAAGCATTGGAGCTATATGATGCGCTGTATGGTTTCCTCAGTTACCAGTATGAATACAAATCTTTGGGTATAACCTTAAAGACACCAAAAATAGGTTCATTGATCAACCAAGAGATACCTGAATCTATCGATGGCTATGCCACCGAACGAGCCGTCGAAGGTTTGTTCTATTTGATAGGAGAGGAAGAGAAGAAGATCAGGGCGTCTCCATTGGACTATGTGAGTGATATCATTCGAAAAGTATTTAATAGTGATGAGGCGAAAGGACTTTGA
- a CDS encoding mechanosensitive ion channel family protein, with translation MNVKEFLHTELLHVGEYQIMVFHVLALAGIFLGTKLILFVIYRVFLKQIERKNFDKGRSLAFYQIIKYVLIVVAIALGLETMGIKLTLLLAGSAALLVGLGLGIQQFFNDLVSGLVLLVEGTVTVGDIVELDGLVGKITEINMRTSNVATRDGIMIIVPNSKLVSDNVINWSHNREATRFKVNVGVAYGTDLETAERLILDAALNTEHVSKTPAPFSRFIDFGNSSLDLEVYFWTKNMWHIEYVKSEIRKRIYKSFNQNKITIPFPQRDIHIISGDK, from the coding sequence ATGAATGTGAAAGAATTTTTACATACGGAGCTATTGCATGTAGGTGAATACCAAATCATGGTTTTCCATGTGCTGGCACTGGCGGGTATTTTTCTCGGAACCAAACTAATTCTCTTTGTCATCTACCGTGTATTCCTCAAACAAATTGAGCGCAAGAATTTTGACAAGGGTCGCAGTCTGGCATTTTATCAGATCATCAAGTATGTCTTGATCGTAGTGGCCATCGCACTGGGTTTGGAAACTATGGGTATCAAGCTGACATTGTTGTTGGCGGGCTCTGCTGCTTTGTTGGTCGGCTTAGGATTGGGTATACAGCAGTTTTTCAACGACCTGGTTTCTGGACTGGTATTGCTCGTAGAGGGCACAGTGACAGTCGGAGACATTGTGGAACTGGACGGTCTGGTCGGAAAGATCACAGAGATCAATATGAGAACATCTAATGTCGCGACCAGAGACGGTATCATGATCATTGTACCCAATTCCAAACTCGTAAGTGACAATGTGATCAATTGGTCTCACAACCGAGAAGCTACACGATTCAAAGTCAATGTAGGTGTAGCATATGGTACCGATCTGGAAACGGCAGAGCGCCTCATACTAGATGCAGCATTGAATACTGAACACGTCTCCAAAACACCCGCACCTTTTAGCCGATTCATAGATTTCGGAAATTCATCATTGGATTTAGAGGTTTATTTTTGGACCAAAAACATGTGGCACATCGAATACGTGAAAAGTGAAATTCGTAAAAGAATTTATAAATCCTTTAACCAAAACAAGATTACGATTCCATTTCCTCAAAGAGACATTCACATCATCTCTGGAGACAAATAG
- a CDS encoding phosphoribosyltransferase family protein gives MKTQQYSLYTLPPHYQPEDNTLWELDPALYSRFKHGCEYSIAAFSDAIAEFVIKSCPADQRIYIAPSAYQHVPTAAGLLVGNLEERNLLPDVFQYVKLTRNKIITDDYATLDSIERQRAMQDIRIDFDTELLHNQTLLIIDDSYVTGTHENILKHHLTKTCATIIFVYLVDMKACEMPNIEMQMNNFEIKRLYHMYDIMNSPNFMINSRVLKMIFNSPINEFIDFVTLLSPDQQSDIYNKAIMEGYMYLGSVFETKLKLLNNNQLHLDDLVSLG, from the coding sequence ATGAAAACACAGCAGTATTCTCTGTACACCCTACCTCCCCATTATCAACCAGAAGACAATACGTTGTGGGAACTGGATCCTGCTCTATATAGTAGATTCAAACATGGCTGTGAGTACAGTATAGCTGCATTTTCAGACGCCATTGCTGAGTTTGTCATCAAGTCTTGTCCAGCTGATCAAAGAATCTACATCGCACCATCAGCTTACCAACATGTACCCACTGCTGCAGGGCTTTTGGTAGGGAATCTTGAAGAAAGAAACCTGCTCCCAGACGTATTTCAATATGTAAAACTGACAAGAAATAAGATAATCACGGATGATTATGCCACACTAGATTCTATCGAGCGTCAAAGAGCCATGCAAGACATTCGAATTGATTTTGATACTGAGCTGCTTCACAATCAAACTTTACTGATCATAGATGATTCTTATGTGACAGGTACACATGAGAATATTCTCAAGCATCACCTCACAAAAACCTGCGCGACGATCATTTTCGTCTACCTCGTAGATATGAAAGCCTGTGAAATGCCCAACATTGAAATGCAAATGAACAATTTTGAAATCAAGAGATTGTACCATATGTATGACATCATGAACTCTCCTAATTTCATGATAAATTCTAGAGTATTGAAGATGATATTCAACTCCCCCATCAATGAATTTATAGACTTTGTCACACTTCTATCTCCAGATCAACAATCAGATATATACAACAAGGCTATTATGGAAGGATATATGTATCTGGGGTCAGTATTTGAAACAAAATTGAAACTACTCAACAACAATCAATTGCATCTTGATGATTTGGTATCGCTAGGTTAG
- a CDS encoding DNA topoisomerase IV subunit B, producing MAENVEYTEDSIKSLDWKEHIRLRPGMYIGKLGDGSAHDDGIYVLVKEVIDNCIDEHMMGHGKTIHVKVGDHRVEVRDYGRGIPLGKVVDCVSKINTGGKYDSSAFQKSVGLNGVGTKAVNALSTYFKVQSFRDGETKMAEFNAGNITHDAKIEKTDQRNGTLITFEPDASVFKNYHFIPEYLDNLIWNYAFLNAGLTINFNGQKYHSENGLKDLLAKKTDAESQRYPTIHLKGEDIEIAMTHSNQYGEEYYSFVNGQNTTQGGTHLAAFREAVVKVVRDFYKKDYDAADIRASIVGAIAVRVQEPVFESQTKTKLGSINITPDGVTMRTFVLDFLRKSLDDYLHKNPETADALLKRILQSERERKDIAGIKKLANERAKKANLHNKKLRDCRIHFDDKKVDEEKRNGSMLFITEGDSASGSITKSRDVQTQAVFSLRGKPFNCFGHTKKVVYENEEFNLLQHALNIEDGIEGLRYRKIVVATDADVDGMHIRLLLMTYFLQFFPEIVKNGHLFILETPLFRVRNKKETIYCYSDEERQNAIQKLGNKPEITRFKGLGEISPEEFGEFIGENIRLEPVILNKDTKVEQLLSFYMGKNTPDRQNFIIDKLRIEKDLAEEVA from the coding sequence ATGGCTGAAAACGTTGAATATACAGAAGATAGTATTAAGTCCCTAGATTGGAAAGAACACATCCGTCTGAGACCTGGTATGTACATTGGCAAGTTGGGTGATGGCTCAGCGCATGATGATGGCATCTATGTCTTGGTCAAAGAGGTCATCGACAATTGTATCGATGAACACATGATGGGTCATGGCAAGACAATTCATGTCAAAGTAGGAGACCATCGTGTAGAAGTACGTGATTATGGACGTGGTATTCCCTTGGGCAAGGTGGTCGATTGTGTATCCAAAATCAATACAGGTGGTAAATATGACTCCTCTGCCTTTCAGAAATCTGTAGGACTCAATGGAGTTGGTACCAAAGCGGTCAATGCGCTCTCTACTTATTTCAAAGTCCAATCTTTTAGAGATGGAGAGACCAAAATGGCAGAGTTCAATGCGGGCAACATCACCCATGATGCCAAAATCGAGAAGACCGATCAGCGCAATGGGACTTTGATCACTTTCGAGCCAGACGCCTCAGTTTTCAAAAACTACCATTTCATTCCAGAGTATCTCGACAACCTGATCTGGAATTATGCCTTCCTCAATGCTGGTTTGACGATCAATTTTAACGGACAAAAGTATCATAGCGAAAATGGGCTAAAAGATCTACTAGCTAAGAAAACAGACGCTGAATCACAACGATACCCTACCATACATCTCAAAGGAGAAGACATCGAGATTGCCATGACGCACTCCAATCAATATGGAGAAGAGTATTATTCATTTGTCAATGGACAAAATACAACACAAGGAGGTACACACCTAGCGGCATTCAGAGAAGCAGTCGTCAAAGTAGTGAGGGATTTCTACAAGAAAGACTATGATGCAGCAGATATCCGAGCAAGTATAGTAGGAGCGATTGCTGTGCGTGTGCAAGAACCAGTCTTTGAATCACAGACCAAAACCAAATTGGGATCGATCAACATCACGCCAGATGGCGTCACGATGAGGACTTTTGTGTTGGACTTCCTGAGAAAAAGTCTCGATGATTATCTTCACAAAAATCCAGAAACTGCAGATGCATTGCTCAAGAGAATCTTACAGTCAGAAAGAGAAAGAAAAGACATTGCAGGGATCAAGAAGCTAGCCAACGAAAGAGCCAAAAAAGCCAACCTGCACAACAAGAAATTAAGAGATTGTAGAATCCACTTTGATGATAAAAAGGTGGACGAAGAGAAGCGTAATGGCAGCATGCTCTTCATCACAGAGGGAGATTCAGCGAGTGGCTCTATCACCAAATCGAGAGATGTACAGACACAGGCAGTGTTCAGTTTGAGAGGCAAACCCTTCAATTGTTTTGGACATACCAAGAAAGTAGTTTATGAAAACGAAGAGTTCAACCTGCTCCAACATGCTCTCAATATTGAGGATGGAATCGAGGGACTGAGATACCGCAAGATCGTGGTGGCAACTGATGCCGATGTGGACGGGATGCATATTAGGTTGTTGTTGATGACTTACTTTTTGCAGTTTTTCCCTGAAATCGTCAAAAATGGGCATTTGTTTATTCTCGAAACACCGCTCTTTAGAGTAAGAAACAAGAAAGAAACGATCTATTGCTATTCGGACGAGGAAAGACAAAATGCCATTCAGAAATTAGGCAACAAACCCGAAATCACCCGTTTCAAAGGGCTCGGTGAGATTTCACCAGAGGAGTTTGGTGAATTTATCGGAGAGAATATCCGCCTCGAACCAGTCATCTTGAACAAAGACACCAAGGTAGAGCAATTGTTGAGTTTCTACATGGGTAAGAATACACCTGATCGTCAAAACTTCATTATTGACAAATTAAGAATTGAAAAGGATTTAGCAGAGGAAGTAGCATAA